Below is a window of Melospiza georgiana isolate bMelGeo1 chromosome 18, bMelGeo1.pri, whole genome shotgun sequence DNA.
CATGGCCCCGTCGGCGATGGACCGAGCCGACTCCTTCTCCAGGTGGGGGTTCCCCgacagcagctcctccaccaCCTGCAAGGGCAGAGGCTCAGGCCAggcctggggatggggaatggggcaGGGGGGACCCAATTTTACATTTCTGTACTCCTGCAGCGTGATCTTCCCGTCGTGGTCCGAGTCATACATGTGGAACAGGActggggggacagcaggggacaggaggggacagcagggtcagggcagcccctggccagcagccccaAGCCCAGGCTGGCCCCGGGGCAGCCTCACATTTCAGCTTCTCCTTGCGGAAGTGGTCGAGCTGCTCCTCGTCCATGTTCATCTCGATGGGTCTGAAGTAGGACATGATGGTCAGGAAGTCCTCGAAGTTGATCTCCTCCGCCAGCCCGTCCGACTCCTGCCGCAGGTTCCTGGGGGGAGATTGGGTGTTGTGGTGTGGTTTTATACTTTGTAATAGGTTTGGTTTTGTATCCCAAATGATTTATACCAGATTGGCCCCTGTACCTGTATAATCCCTCTCCTTTGCTGGgatcatccccaaatccccaccctgGCTCTCTGTCAGTCACCCACCATCCCATTCCCTCCAGCCAGAACTTTCTGTCCAGGACATCGAGTAATCAGCCAGAGGCCAGGGGTCAGCCCCACAAGTGTTACCCCACACTCTGTCCTAAATGTCCATTTCTGTTCCAGATggcaatgcaagatgttttccattaccatctgtatggcagattacctttggcaagtgggcagtttgctttatctctctctctgagtgaccacattcacacctccctgggaggggacattgctgataacagctattgaatgtcactgcatggctgataagaactacagcatcccattgggagatgtgagcccagggggaggagccaagcattcctaactggatataatccagaggttttgagacaccagcacggcttctccaatggattccccagaggaacagcagctgcctctccttccactggatcttcagaggaagaatccatccttctctacaggatccctgctccagcagaaccagccctgacactgcaggagggctgagccacaattccaatggcactgccaccaacaccctgacccacagggtgtcaggttgggttcaGACCCTGTCACTGTTGTTctagtttactgcattgtttattttatccttttagttttttttgtttccctattaaagaactgttatttcctgctcccatatttttgcctgagagccccttaatttaaaatttatagcaattcagagagGTGGGGAGGGttcacattctccatttcaggggaggttcttgccttcctcagcagactcCTGTCTGTCCAAACCAAGGCAATTCCCCAGGGTCACTCATTGGTCAGTAAATGTTATCTATTTTAAATTTCCACCTCCCTTTCAATGTAACCTTAGCCCCTCTCCCAGGGCTCTCAGCTGGAGCCCCCTGAGGTGTTGGGGCTCCTTGGGGACTCCTGGAATAAAACCTTGGATTAAGCCCTAAGAGTCAGCCCTTTATCTTCTACTGATGTCTCTGGTgtctctcctgctgcagaggtgacaATGGGGAACCTGCCCCAGCATCATCACACCCCCAGCAAAGCCCTAGGACTGGTTTATCCCTAAAATCCTGCTTAAATATCTTATTTTCCACCCAGCTCCACCCCAGCCTTTAGGGGGAaggtccctgcccagcccctccccattcccagagGATAaatcctccttccctgctgctgggggctctcACCGCTTGTCAAAAAAGGCGTGGACGATTTTCCCTCGGATGGGGTTGAACTCCAGGTCGGGGATGCTGTCAAAGTTCTCCTTCCTGCAAAGGGCACAGAGAGAGCCCAGGGTGTGAGGGagatggggaggagggagaagggaagccCCGAGAGGCCCAACCCTCCCTTCcaaggcaggaaaaataaagggatTTTGGATAAAACCCTTCTTTCTTCCGTCCAGACTGACAGCAAGTCCGCGCTCAGGGATTTTGTCTTGCCAGGATGGGTCTTGGGGAAGCTCTTGGGATGACCCCAGGGCTCTTTGCATGGCTCCACCTGCTGTGGGTTTTGGAGTTTTCCCAGGAAAAGCCCTCAAGCAGGGCCCACCCAGGAGATCCTGCTGTCCACCCTCCCCTCAGCTTCGTGCTGGGCTTTGATCTCTGGGATTTATAAAGCAAACCAAGAGCCAAGAAATAaccctggggagcaggaggagctcagaGCTCTCCCAATTCCCTGTGAAGCCACCAAGGAGAGGGACAGGAGCACCTGCAAacccctcttccctccccagaACTGGTTTTAAAGCTGGGGGGTGATGAGATGTTTGTCAGAgtgcccctgctcccaggccaATGGGTTATTGTGTGGTTTCCTTGGAATATTTacaaggctgtgctgcaggagctggctcaGGGATGGCTCAGGGAAGGACACAGAATTCCAGCCCTGGACCAGCACCTTGGGCAGCTCAGGGAAGGGGGAGATACTGggggtggccctggcagtggggctgggattgCAGTGGCGCTGGAATtcagtggggctgggattgCAGAAGGGCTGGGAtcaccctggggctgggattgcAGCAGGGTTGGAATTGTAATTGGGCTGGAATTGCTGTGGGGCTGGAACTGCGACGGGATGGGAATTGTAATGGGGCGAGGATTGCAGTGAGACTGGAATTGCCCCGGGGCTGGAATTGCCACAGAATGGGAATTGTGGTGGGGCTGGAATTGCTGTGGGGCTGAGATTGCAGTGGGGCTGAGAttgtcctggggctgggatttaAATGGGGCTGGGATTTCAGTGGTGGGGCTGGCAttgtcctggggctgggattgccaTGGGGCTGGGATTGAAGTGGGACTGGGGTTTAATTGGGGCTGGCATtgtcctgggctgggattgccaTGGGATGGGAATTGCCCTGGGGCTGGAATTTCAGTGGGGCAGGGATTTCAGTGGTGGGGCTGAGAttgtcctggggctgggatttaAGTGGGGCTGGGATTTCAGTGGTGGGGCTGGCAttgtcctggggctgggattgccaTGGGGCTGGGATTGAAGTGGGACTGGGATTTAACTGGGGCTGGCATTGCCCATTCCCTACCGGATGGTCAGCTGGTCCTGGCTCAGCTGCTTGAAGCGCCGGTGCAGGTGCTCGATCTGCTCCGAGGTGACtgccagggagaggagagaggtgACGGGGGGGGACCCTGGGGGACCCCTCTGTGCCCGTCCCaccccccagcagcagggcagggtcctgggcacagctgtgccaccCCCGTTCCCTGTGGTGCCACCCTGCaggtccctctgtgtccctgtgccccgtGCCAAGGGCTGGGCTATTCCCTGTCCCGTCTGCAGGGAATTCCCTGGCCCAGCACGGCAGGGAATGGCACAGTGGGATCCCTCCCCAGCTCAGGATCCTGGTGCCAGCCCTCTGGAGCAGGATTGGCGTTTTTGGGCTTGTTGGCACcgtgggcagagctgtgcccaggcagctcctcctctccccctgccccagctctgcctggagccaggaggTTCCTCCATGTCCTGCACAGCCACGACTGCTGCAGGAGGTAACTCTGGGATCAGAAACCCCgacagcagccagggaaggggaaaggacaCAGAGGAGGCACAGCAGCCCCCAAAACCAACTCCTGGCTTTGGGATTGCTGCCACTGCTCAGGGTGAGCCACAACCCATGGGGGCACCAAccccatcccagggcagggcctgaTCTCTCAGCACAGTGAGTTtatctcctcctgctgctctcctggggctgtAACCAAGCTCTGAACCCCTAGAACGTGACTCCTGTGCCAACATTGATAGAGCCATTCCCAGGAGCCAGGCAAGCTCTGGAGCTGTGTCTCTGTGGGCTGGGGGTCTGTCCGGGCACCCCCAGGCTcccgcagccccagcagctgcaaatCAGCCACTCCTGGCACCAGGGAGACACATGAAACCACCTTAAGGGGTTGCAAAGGGTTAATTGCAGCAAGCCAGCAGGgtcagagctgggctgagctgcctccctcGACGCCTTTTATGATGTTTAAATAATGTCCTTTGCTTTGCCCACTGCTGCTTCACAGCCTGGAAATAGCAGCTGCATTGATCAGCGGGGCTGGGCCTTCAGAGCTCTCTGTAAGAGCCTGGAAATCCCATCTGGGATGGGCCAGGGGAGCCCTGAGCCTGCCTGGATCCCTGCAGGATCCCCTTTATCCCCCCTGatcccccctgagccccccagctcccagggggTGATGCCCAGACCCCACTGGATGtttccccccagcccctcctggctgctgctctgctgcttgctGTCCCATGGAAACTTTCCCTGGACTTTGCTTTCCAATTTTGGCCCTGCAGAATTGACCTTTAACTCCGTGCCGTGACGCCACCGCTGTCACCATGGGAGCAGCTGGGCCACCaagccctgagcatccccaaaACGCTTTGAACTCTCAGAAAAAACGTCCCAggcacccagagcacacagagctgggctccgAGGCTGGGTGCTCATGGTGGGGCAGGCcctggagggctgggggaggcttttcctgcctctttccccatcccaggtgcTTCTCTCAGGGCAACTCTCCCGGCATCACTGTCCCTGTAAAGGTGGCAGAGCTCGGCTgctctccagaaaaaaaaaaaaaaaaaaaagggaaaatctgcAGGAAAGGCAAAAGCTTTGCTGGAAGGAGGGCTGGCTcaagggcagcacaggctgctggtgtccctgagaAGCATCCTGATGCTGCAGGCCCGTGTCCAAGCACGGCAGGCTCTGCTAacgggggaaaaaatgggatttcAACCAAAGGGAGCCGGGCTTGCTGTTCCCGGCCTTGCGTGGGTTGTGCTGcttgagcagagggaaaggggcactggggggctcagggggggttcaggggcactgggggggctcaggggcactggggggcccagcctggctgcagggatggtcaCAGCATCCcgggaagagctgcttcatcctaaggagatgctgcagcagctttgggatgGAGCAcacggagggagggaggggaagcagcCCCGAGCAGCCCCTCAGGGCGTCCCTCCATGCAGGAGAAGGCAAAGGAACGAGCCTGGGGCATCCGGGTggctctgccctgtccctgccctcccaggGGACCGGGGGTGGCTGCAGTGCCCTGTGTGAGCTCGGAGCCAGCAGCGAGGCTGTGAATCCCTAATTCCCCTTtttggcagcagccacagctcggGGGGAGCTCTGTGAATACCCACGGGGGGCACAGGACGGGCACCCCAGACATGGCCTGGAGTTGTgggctccccctgccctccctcctctgCTTTCCATGAGATTTTTGGGTGCTGCCCTCACAAACCCTGCCCTGGCGTTGATCCCCGGGGCACCGGGGAGGAACCTCCCATGCCATGGTGCCACCTGTGCCCGCGATGCTGCTGCGGGGTCCCCGGACCAGGGGGCTCCCCAAAATCCTCCTCGCACCCTGGGCGGCCAGGCTGGCACCCCGCGGGCACCCCGAGGTCCTGAGTCTGCCCTGAGGGGCTCAGTGTGGGGGGCTCAACccgaggagaggagaggagaggagaggagaggagaggagaggagaggagaggagaggagaggagaggagaagggagatGAAGGGAGCTGTGaccccaggggcagcagcagcactgggcacagTCCCCAGACCCTCTCGGTCCCCACAGACCCTCTGGCCGCGGGCAGAGCCCCCCCTGAGCCCTCCCTCCACCGCAGCACGGGGACCGGGAGCTGCCGCTGGATCCTGCCGCGGTGACACCGGTGACACTTCCAGGACGGACACGGACACGGCCACCCCGTCCCGTTCCCTGCCGGTGCCTCGATCAGCGGCGCTGCTGGGACAGTGCCCGGTGGCAGAGCCCGGCTGGGGCTCGCACGTGCGGCCGCTCGACGCCCCGGCTCGcgggctggtggcagcagggaccAGGGTGACACGCTGGCACCCTCTGGCGacagtgctgctccctcccctcccatcCCCTGCCCCGCTCCATCGCCgctgtcacagcctgctctcccccagcccaggtgaCGCCTCTGCACCTCCCCGGTGACATTCCCTGCGCGGGTCCCGCATCCCCTGCGCCGCTCCGGCGTCACCTCCCGCAGCCCCCCGGCCGCACAGGTGACATTCCTGACATTCCCCGTGCGCCCCCCGCGCTCCCTTCCCGGCTGGCACCTCCCGCAGCCCCCATCGAGGGTGACACGTCCCGCTCAGCCCCCCCTGCCCGGGCGATGCGTCCCCTGCCGGAGCCCGGTGTCCCCTcgggcggcggccccgggggcTCGGCGCGGGTGGGACGATCCGGGGCGGTGCCCGCGGCTCCCCGGTACTCACAGCCCGTCCTGTCCGCCAGCTCCCGCATCTCGGCGGGCACGGAGTGCGCGGAGCCCATCCCGGGCCGTGCCGGGAGCGCCGCCGCGGGCGCTGcaccggagccgccgccgcttTTAagggcgggcgggcgcggcgggggaggcggcggcggcggcggcgcggcggcccCGGGTCCCTGCGCGCCCCCGCCCAGAgcagcgccgggcccgggggAGGGAGCCTGGGGAGCGGGGAGagccccggcagcggctgcgGGCACCGGGAACACCGGCCGGGCCCCCGAGAAGGGAGCGGGGATGCCCCGGTGTCCCCGTGCGGGAACGGGCCGGGAGCGCCCCATGGAGACCCCCGGCTGCCCCAGCCTTGGCACTGCCCGGGGACACCCAGAGGTGACCCCCCGTGACGGGGGGCTTCCCCAGGAGGCACCCTGGGATACACCCTGGCTGTACCCTGGGCGTTTCCCGCTTTCCCTGGTCACCCTGGCTGTATCCTGTACATCCAGCTTTCCCCGGATGTACCCTGGGGGTTCCCGGCATGTCCCCGGTGCCCGCCCGGACCTGGCAGGGACGTGTCACCCTGCCCCGGGCACAGGGccatgccaggagcagcacttggggacagccaccagagcctctgggcaggcagaggttGGGGAGCAGCTCAAAGAGCACAGCACACCGGCAGTAGGTAGCAAGTCAGTGTTGTTTATTTTGTTGAAAGCCAAATATAAACAGGAAAGGAATGAAATCATTTCCAGCCTCCAGCTGTCCAGGAAAATACctgtttataaataaaaatgggaGAAAGGAGAGATGCCCCCATCTTGCAACCTCAGCTGTCAGTGTCAGgggccctggggctcagggctCCTCACCC
It encodes the following:
- the TESC gene encoding calcineurin B homologous protein 3; protein product: MGSAHSVPAEMRELADRTGFTSEQIEHLHRRFKQLSQDQLTIRKENFDSIPDLEFNPIRGKIVHAFFDKRNLRQESDGLAEEINFEDFLTIMSYFRPIEMNMDEEQLDHFRKEKLKFLFHMYDSDHDGKITLQEYRNVVEELLSGNPHLEKESARSIADGAMMEAASICVGQMGPDQVYEGITFEDFLKMWQGIDIETKMHVRFLNVDTIAHCY